The Halomonas binhaiensis nucleotide sequence CAGAGCCTGCCTACAACGCCATCATGCAGCAGTATCTGCTGTTCTCCGAGACAGTGGAAAGGCTGGTCGGACGCCTGGAAGGCATGACCTCGGGCGACAAGCGCAATCTGTCGTTCTATGTGCGGCAGATGGTCAATGCCATGTCGCCCACCAACTTCGTTTCCACCAACCCGGAAGTCATGCGCAAGACGCTGGAGACACGAGGCCAGAACCTGGTCGATGGTCTAGCCCGCCTGCGGGAAGACCTGGCCAACTCCGCAGAAGGTCTCAACGTTACCATGACTGACCGCAAGGCCTTCGAAGTCGGCGGGAATATCGCCATCAGCCCTGGTGCGGTGGTGATGGAAAATGAATTGATTCAGCTGATCCAGTACACGCCGAGTACCGAGAAGGTCTTCAAGACGCCATTGCTGATCATCCCGCCGTGGATCAACAAGTACTATGTGCTGGATCTGCGCCCAGAGAATTCCATGGTCAAGTGGCTGGTTGACCAGGGACATACCGTATTCCTGATTTCCTGGCGCAATCCGGGGCCTCCCCAGAGTGACCTGACCTGGGCAGACTACATGCAGCTTGGCCCCATTGCGGCACTTGAAGGCATTGAACAGGCGACAGGTGAGAAGTCGGCTAATTTCCTGTCCTACTGCATTGGTGGAACCCTGGCAGCTTCTACTATGGCCTATCTCACCAGTACTCGTCGTGGCCGCAAGGTCAAGTCTGTGACCTATATGGCGACGCTGCAGGATTTTCGTGATCCGGGCGAGATCGGTGTCTTTCTCAGTGAGCCTGTATTGCAGGGCATCGAGACCAAGCTGGAGAGGGATGGCTACCTGGATGGCCGGGTGATGGCCTATTCCTTCAACCTGTTGCGCGAGAATGATCTGTTCTGGTCATTCTATGTCAGCAACTACCTCAAGGGGGAAGA carries:
- the phaC gene encoding class I poly(R)-hydroxyalkanoic acid synthase translates to MLSGDPKMSQDAAQEWSDQLSAFGEQYQALMEDMLGRMIPSEAADAVLEDIRNSFQAGAESLMNNPTLLWETQTKLLQDQLALWQQSMQVANGESAGVPLAQPPKGDRRFKDEAWTTEPAYNAIMQQYLLFSETVERLVGRLEGMTSGDKRNLSFYVRQMVNAMSPTNFVSTNPEVMRKTLETRGQNLVDGLARLREDLANSAEGLNVTMTDRKAFEVGGNIAISPGAVVMENELIQLIQYTPSTEKVFKTPLLIIPPWINKYYVLDLRPENSMVKWLVDQGHTVFLISWRNPGPPQSDLTWADYMQLGPIAALEGIEQATGEKSANFLSYCIGGTLAASTMAYLTSTRRGRKVKSVTYMATLQDFRDPGEIGVFLSEPVLQGIETKLERDGYLDGRVMAYSFNLLRENDLFWSFYVSNYLKGEEPAAFDLLYWNTDGTNLPAGTHGWYLRHLYQENRLVEPGGVELDGVKIDLRKVSTPSYFVATREDHIAKWNSSYYGALLPKGPVTFVLGGSGHIAGIVNPPHKNKYGYWTNDELPESHEAWVAGAEAHEGSWWPHWQEWMTGNGYVDADKMVDARQPGDGELPLLEPAPGRYVKQSIPDVLGEATQNG